The proteins below come from a single Cannabis sativa cultivar Pink pepper isolate KNU-18-1 chromosome 3, ASM2916894v1, whole genome shotgun sequence genomic window:
- the LOC115709621 gene encoding ethylene-insensitive protein 2.1 isoform X2, with protein MILLDLTMVLGIAHGLNHLFEWDLFTCVFLTAIDAVLFPLFSTLLENCKVKFLCIYVAGLILLSSAFGVLVNHPEMTLSMSVPIKLSGESAFALMSLLGASIMPHNFYLHSSIVQHHQGPSNVSKDALCHNHFFAILCIFSGIYVVNYVLMNSAARGFYSSGLDLLTFNEALSLVEQVFKGPIAPIAFLLVLFVSNQITALTWSVGGQAVLHEFLKLEIPGWLHCATIRIVAVIPALYCVWSSGAEGMYQLLIFTQVLVALLLPSSVIPLFRIATSSPIMGVHKISQMFEFLSLVTFIGMLGLKIVFVVEMVFGNSDWVVSLWNVGCSMSASYAVLLFIACATFCLMLWLAATPLKSATDFGAPVLNWDLMKVKPDSFTNKEDIDITKSRYHGEAHVEKQEPSPVLGKALDSRSDRTGESFDFNLPENIMEPDQDIQLSTVEDNSSINAYSSSSVFDIKESSPVAETVAVSTVVSEVSNITVIKNNELRSGTKDPVEKIVGVEVDVQADKDDDEGDTWETEELSKGVPGTPSTQSEGPGSFRSLSGKSDDGGNGAGSLSRLAGLGRAARRQLAAVLDEFWGQLYDYHGQATQEARAKKLDVLFGMDNTKAASSSLNVDTTTKDISGYFPLVRGSDPITNSSLYDSPKQQRVQSNLDSQYGGAQRGQFPSGTNHMQMLDNYVQNSRNALDSSERRFLSVRNLPSSESWGDYQPATVHGYQFASYVNRLGKERSSDHLNGQLQSPAFKSSAIGSGNHRDSFSFAMGQKLQNGLSTSQASNLQNLLASRNSSLQTERPYYSPGLTGTAENVVNSANTKKYHSLPDIHRDLHASDKIPQWQQSLSGFGSSLGRTGYEQSQFANTGVRTGAPLAFDELSPSNVYGGALSSPLNTSYDTGSLWSRQPFEQFGVADTNRIVDNGAGSRMGTVNQDAASFANAEAKLLQSFRHCIVKLLKLEGSDWLFRQNDGVDEDLIVRVAAREKFLYDAETKDTNFGTHMGENQYSFPERKYSSLKNMDSSYPHSTLSSVPHCGEDCVWKSDLVVSFGVWCIHRVLDLSLMESRPELWGKYTYVLNRLQGIIDVAFSKPRTPMTPCFCLHIPASAQQRFSPPVTNGMLPPAAKPAKGKCTTAVVLLDTIKDVEFAISYRKGRTGTAAGDVAFPRGKENLASVLKRYRRRLSNKVICAPEGSGSRKMSTSAAPYVS; from the exons ATGATATTGTTGGACCTCACCATG GTCTTGGGCATTGCACATGGACTCAATCATCTGTTTGAGTGGGACTTGTTCACTTGTGTCTTTTTGACTGCCATTGATGCTGTTTTATTTCCTCTTTTTTCTACCCTGCTG GAGAATTGCAAGGTAAAATTCTTGTGCATATATGTAGCAGGCCTCATATTGCTTTCGTCAGCTTTTGGAGTACTTGTCAATCATCCGGAAATGACTCTTTCAATGAGTGTGCCCATAAAATTAAGTGGGGAAAGTGCATTTGCTTTAATGAGTCTTCTTGGAGCAAGTATAATGCCTCACAatttctaccttcattcttcTATTGTACAG CACCATCAAGGACCGTCAAATGTTTCTAAGGATGCCTTGTGTCACAACCATTTTTTTGCCATCCTATGTATCTTCAGTGGCATTTATGTGGTGAATTATGTGCTGATGAACTCAGCTGCACGTGGTTTCTACAGCTCAGGCCTCGATTTGCTTACCTTCAACGAAGCATTGTCGCTAGTTGAGCAG GTTTTTAAAGGTCCAATAGCACCAATTGCTTTTCTATTGGTTCTGTTTGTATCAAATCAAATCACAGCATTGACTTGGAGCGTGGGTGGTCAAGCTGTGTTGCATGAATTCTTGAAGCTAGAGATTCCGGGCTGGCTGCATTGTGCTACAATCAGAATTGTTGCTGTAATCCCAGCTCTTTATTGTGTTTGGAGCTCAGGGGCTGAAGGGATGTATCAATTGCTTATATTCACTCAGGTTTTAGTAGCTTTGCTGCTTCCATCTTCTGTGATACCCCTATTCAGGATTGCAACATCAAGCCCGATAATGGGGGTCCACAAAATTTCTCAGATGTTTGAGTTTCTATCCCTTGTAACATTTATTGGGATGCTTGGCTTGAAGATTGTTTTTGTCGTGGAAATGGTGTTTGGGAATAGCGATTGGGTAGTTAGTTTGTGGAATGTGGGATGTAGTATGTCAGCTTCCTATGCAGTTCTCCTGTTCATTGCTTGTGCAACATTTTGTTTGATGCTCTGGCTGGCTGCTACACCATTGAAATCTGCTACTGATTTTGGTGCTCCGGTGTTGAACTGGGATTTAATGAAGGTTAAACCTGATTCATTTACAAACAAAGAGGATATTGACATAACCAAGAGCAGATATCATGGAGAGGCACATGTTGAGAAACAAGAGCCCTCACCAGTCTTAGGGAAGGCTTTGGATAGTCGATCTGATAGAACTGGTGAGagttttgattttaatttacctGAGAATATCATGGAGCCTGATCAGGATATTCAATTGAGCACTGTAGAGGATAATAGTTCTATTAATGCGTATTCTAGCTCTTCAGTGTTCGATATAAAGGAGTCTTCACCAGTAGCAGAGACAGTTGCTGTCTCGACTGTAGTGAGTGAAGTTTCAAATATCACAGTAATTAAGAACAATGAATTAAGATCAGGTACAAAGGACCCTGTTGAAAAGATTGTTGGAGTTGAAGTAGATGTACAAGCTGATAAAGATGATGACGAGGGAGACACTTGGGAGACCGAAGAATTATCCAAAGGGGTTCCTGGGACACCATCTACGCAATCTGAGGGTCCAGGATCATTTAGGAGTCTCAGTGGAAAGAGTGATGATGGGGGAAATGGTGCTGGAAGTCTTTCAAGACTTGCAGGACTGGGTCGTGCTGCAAGGCGTCAGCTAGCCGCAGTACTTGACGAGTTTTGGGGACAACTATATGATTATCATGGGCAAGCAACACAAGAAGCTAGGGCGAAAAAGCTGGATGTGTTATTTGGGATGGATAATACAAAGGCTGCCTCTTCCTCCTTGAATGTGGATACCACTACAAAAGACATTTCTGGATACTTTCCATTGGTTAGAGGATCTGATCCTATAACTAACTCGAGTTTGTATGACTCTCCCAAACAGCAGAGGGTGCAAAGCAATTTAGATTCACAATATGGGGGGGCGCAGAGGGGACAGTTCCCATCAGGGACCAACCACATGCAAATGCTGGATAACTATGTGCAAAATAGCCGTAATGCTCTTGATTCTAGTGAGAGACGATTTTTAAGCGTGCGCAACCTACCATCGTCTGAGAGTTGGGGAGATTATCAACCAGCTACAGTGCATGGTTATCAGTTTGCATCTTATGTCAATCGATTGGGAAAGGAAAGAAGTTCTGATCACTTGAATGGTCAATTGCAGTCACCAGCCTTTAAATCCTCTGCAATTGGTTCTGGAAACCACAGAGATTCATTTTCATTTGCTATGGGGCAGAAATTACAAAATGGGTTAAGTACCAGTCAGGCCTCCAATTTGCAGAATCTACTAGCATCTCGAAATAGTTCACTGCAGACTGAACGCCCATACTATTCTCCTGGACTTACTGGTACTGCTGAGAATGTGGTAAACTCAGCCAATACGAAGAAATATCATAGTTTGCCTGACATTCATCGGGATCTGCATGCCTCTGATAAGATTCCTCAGTGGCAGCAAAGTCTCAGTGGGTTTGGATCATCACTTGGCAGAACGGGTTATGAACAATCCCAGTTTGCAAACACTGGAGTGAGGACAGGAGCTCCTTTAGCATTTGATGAACTGTCTCCATCAAATGTCTACGGGGGTGCTCTGTCATCACCACTAAATACTAGTTATGATACTGGGTCCCTCTGGTCTAGGCAGCCTTTTGAACAATTTGGCGTAGCTGATACCAATCGTATTGTTGATAATGGAGCTGGAAGTAGAATGGGTACTGTAAATCAAGATGCTGCTTCCTTTGCAAATGCAGAGGCTAAGCTTCTTCAGTCTTTCAGACATTGCATTGTAAAGCTTCTGAAACTGGAAGGTTCTGACTGGTTGTTTAGACAGAATGATGGGGTTGATGAGGATCTTATTGTTCGTGTGGCtgcaagagagaaatttctttaCGATGCTGAGACCAAAGATACGAATTTTGGGACTCACATGGGTGAGAATCAGTACTCATTTCCTGAGAGGAAATATTCTTCTCTCAAGAACATGGATTCAAGTTATCCCCATTCCACATTATCCTCTGTCCCACATTGTGGGGAAGACTGTGTTTGGAAATCTGATTTGGTAGTAAGCTTTGGGGTCTGGTGCATCCATCGAGTTCTCGATCTCTCCCTTATGGAAAGCCGGCCAGAGCTATGGGGGAAATACACTTATGTACTCAATCGCCTTCAG GGGATCATTGATGTGGCTTTTTCGAAGCCTCGAACGCCAATGACCCCTTGCTTCTGCCTCCACATACCAGCATCAGCACAACAGAGGTTTAGCCCTCCTGTCACGAATGGAATGTTGCCACCAGCTGCAAAACCTGCAAAGGGAAAATGCACCACCGCAGTTGTGCTTCTAGACACAATCAAGGATGTTGAATTTGCAATCTCTTATCGAAAAGGCCGAACAGGGACAGCAGCCGGTGATGTGGCTTTCCCAAGGGGAAAAGAAAATCTGGCATCTGTTCTCAAACGGTACAGACGAAGACTGTCAAACAAAGTGATCTGTGCTCCTGAGGGGTCTGGTTCGCGCAAGATGTCAACTTCTGCTGCACCTTATGTTTCTTAA
- the LOC115709621 gene encoding ethylene-insensitive protein 2.1 isoform X1, which produces METFVHRLAPFAVPALLISIGYVDPGKWAATIEGGARFGYDLLALMLVFNLAAILCQYLSARIGVVTGRDLAQICSVEYDKWTCLFLGVQTELSMILLDLTMVLGIAHGLNHLFEWDLFTCVFLTAIDAVLFPLFSTLLENCKVKFLCIYVAGLILLSSAFGVLVNHPEMTLSMSVPIKLSGESAFALMSLLGASIMPHNFYLHSSIVQHHQGPSNVSKDALCHNHFFAILCIFSGIYVVNYVLMNSAARGFYSSGLDLLTFNEALSLVEQVFKGPIAPIAFLLVLFVSNQITALTWSVGGQAVLHEFLKLEIPGWLHCATIRIVAVIPALYCVWSSGAEGMYQLLIFTQVLVALLLPSSVIPLFRIATSSPIMGVHKISQMFEFLSLVTFIGMLGLKIVFVVEMVFGNSDWVVSLWNVGCSMSASYAVLLFIACATFCLMLWLAATPLKSATDFGAPVLNWDLMKVKPDSFTNKEDIDITKSRYHGEAHVEKQEPSPVLGKALDSRSDRTGESFDFNLPENIMEPDQDIQLSTVEDNSSINAYSSSSVFDIKESSPVAETVAVSTVVSEVSNITVIKNNELRSGTKDPVEKIVGVEVDVQADKDDDEGDTWETEELSKGVPGTPSTQSEGPGSFRSLSGKSDDGGNGAGSLSRLAGLGRAARRQLAAVLDEFWGQLYDYHGQATQEARAKKLDVLFGMDNTKAASSSLNVDTTTKDISGYFPLVRGSDPITNSSLYDSPKQQRVQSNLDSQYGGAQRGQFPSGTNHMQMLDNYVQNSRNALDSSERRFLSVRNLPSSESWGDYQPATVHGYQFASYVNRLGKERSSDHLNGQLQSPAFKSSAIGSGNHRDSFSFAMGQKLQNGLSTSQASNLQNLLASRNSSLQTERPYYSPGLTGTAENVVNSANTKKYHSLPDIHRDLHASDKIPQWQQSLSGFGSSLGRTGYEQSQFANTGVRTGAPLAFDELSPSNVYGGALSSPLNTSYDTGSLWSRQPFEQFGVADTNRIVDNGAGSRMGTVNQDAASFANAEAKLLQSFRHCIVKLLKLEGSDWLFRQNDGVDEDLIVRVAAREKFLYDAETKDTNFGTHMGENQYSFPERKYSSLKNMDSSYPHSTLSSVPHCGEDCVWKSDLVVSFGVWCIHRVLDLSLMESRPELWGKYTYVLNRLQGIIDVAFSKPRTPMTPCFCLHIPASAQQRFSPPVTNGMLPPAAKPAKGKCTTAVVLLDTIKDVEFAISYRKGRTGTAAGDVAFPRGKENLASVLKRYRRRLSNKVICAPEGSGSRKMSTSAAPYVS; this is translated from the exons ATGGAAACTTTTGTTCATCGCTTAGCTCCTTTTGCTGTACCTGCTCTTCTGATTTCTATTGGATATGTTGATCCTGGAAAGTGGGCTGCAACCATTGAAGGTGGCGCTCGTTTTGGGTACGATCTGTTAGCATTGATGCTTGTTTTTAATTTGGCTGCTATTTTATGTCAGTACCTGTCAGCTCGAATTGGTGTGGTTACTGGAAGGGATCTTGCTCAG ATATGCAGTGTTGAATACGACAAGTGGACATGCTTATTCTTAGGAGTACAAACAGAGCTGTCTATGATATTGTTGGACCTCACCATG GTCTTGGGCATTGCACATGGACTCAATCATCTGTTTGAGTGGGACTTGTTCACTTGTGTCTTTTTGACTGCCATTGATGCTGTTTTATTTCCTCTTTTTTCTACCCTGCTG GAGAATTGCAAGGTAAAATTCTTGTGCATATATGTAGCAGGCCTCATATTGCTTTCGTCAGCTTTTGGAGTACTTGTCAATCATCCGGAAATGACTCTTTCAATGAGTGTGCCCATAAAATTAAGTGGGGAAAGTGCATTTGCTTTAATGAGTCTTCTTGGAGCAAGTATAATGCCTCACAatttctaccttcattcttcTATTGTACAG CACCATCAAGGACCGTCAAATGTTTCTAAGGATGCCTTGTGTCACAACCATTTTTTTGCCATCCTATGTATCTTCAGTGGCATTTATGTGGTGAATTATGTGCTGATGAACTCAGCTGCACGTGGTTTCTACAGCTCAGGCCTCGATTTGCTTACCTTCAACGAAGCATTGTCGCTAGTTGAGCAG GTTTTTAAAGGTCCAATAGCACCAATTGCTTTTCTATTGGTTCTGTTTGTATCAAATCAAATCACAGCATTGACTTGGAGCGTGGGTGGTCAAGCTGTGTTGCATGAATTCTTGAAGCTAGAGATTCCGGGCTGGCTGCATTGTGCTACAATCAGAATTGTTGCTGTAATCCCAGCTCTTTATTGTGTTTGGAGCTCAGGGGCTGAAGGGATGTATCAATTGCTTATATTCACTCAGGTTTTAGTAGCTTTGCTGCTTCCATCTTCTGTGATACCCCTATTCAGGATTGCAACATCAAGCCCGATAATGGGGGTCCACAAAATTTCTCAGATGTTTGAGTTTCTATCCCTTGTAACATTTATTGGGATGCTTGGCTTGAAGATTGTTTTTGTCGTGGAAATGGTGTTTGGGAATAGCGATTGGGTAGTTAGTTTGTGGAATGTGGGATGTAGTATGTCAGCTTCCTATGCAGTTCTCCTGTTCATTGCTTGTGCAACATTTTGTTTGATGCTCTGGCTGGCTGCTACACCATTGAAATCTGCTACTGATTTTGGTGCTCCGGTGTTGAACTGGGATTTAATGAAGGTTAAACCTGATTCATTTACAAACAAAGAGGATATTGACATAACCAAGAGCAGATATCATGGAGAGGCACATGTTGAGAAACAAGAGCCCTCACCAGTCTTAGGGAAGGCTTTGGATAGTCGATCTGATAGAACTGGTGAGagttttgattttaatttacctGAGAATATCATGGAGCCTGATCAGGATATTCAATTGAGCACTGTAGAGGATAATAGTTCTATTAATGCGTATTCTAGCTCTTCAGTGTTCGATATAAAGGAGTCTTCACCAGTAGCAGAGACAGTTGCTGTCTCGACTGTAGTGAGTGAAGTTTCAAATATCACAGTAATTAAGAACAATGAATTAAGATCAGGTACAAAGGACCCTGTTGAAAAGATTGTTGGAGTTGAAGTAGATGTACAAGCTGATAAAGATGATGACGAGGGAGACACTTGGGAGACCGAAGAATTATCCAAAGGGGTTCCTGGGACACCATCTACGCAATCTGAGGGTCCAGGATCATTTAGGAGTCTCAGTGGAAAGAGTGATGATGGGGGAAATGGTGCTGGAAGTCTTTCAAGACTTGCAGGACTGGGTCGTGCTGCAAGGCGTCAGCTAGCCGCAGTACTTGACGAGTTTTGGGGACAACTATATGATTATCATGGGCAAGCAACACAAGAAGCTAGGGCGAAAAAGCTGGATGTGTTATTTGGGATGGATAATACAAAGGCTGCCTCTTCCTCCTTGAATGTGGATACCACTACAAAAGACATTTCTGGATACTTTCCATTGGTTAGAGGATCTGATCCTATAACTAACTCGAGTTTGTATGACTCTCCCAAACAGCAGAGGGTGCAAAGCAATTTAGATTCACAATATGGGGGGGCGCAGAGGGGACAGTTCCCATCAGGGACCAACCACATGCAAATGCTGGATAACTATGTGCAAAATAGCCGTAATGCTCTTGATTCTAGTGAGAGACGATTTTTAAGCGTGCGCAACCTACCATCGTCTGAGAGTTGGGGAGATTATCAACCAGCTACAGTGCATGGTTATCAGTTTGCATCTTATGTCAATCGATTGGGAAAGGAAAGAAGTTCTGATCACTTGAATGGTCAATTGCAGTCACCAGCCTTTAAATCCTCTGCAATTGGTTCTGGAAACCACAGAGATTCATTTTCATTTGCTATGGGGCAGAAATTACAAAATGGGTTAAGTACCAGTCAGGCCTCCAATTTGCAGAATCTACTAGCATCTCGAAATAGTTCACTGCAGACTGAACGCCCATACTATTCTCCTGGACTTACTGGTACTGCTGAGAATGTGGTAAACTCAGCCAATACGAAGAAATATCATAGTTTGCCTGACATTCATCGGGATCTGCATGCCTCTGATAAGATTCCTCAGTGGCAGCAAAGTCTCAGTGGGTTTGGATCATCACTTGGCAGAACGGGTTATGAACAATCCCAGTTTGCAAACACTGGAGTGAGGACAGGAGCTCCTTTAGCATTTGATGAACTGTCTCCATCAAATGTCTACGGGGGTGCTCTGTCATCACCACTAAATACTAGTTATGATACTGGGTCCCTCTGGTCTAGGCAGCCTTTTGAACAATTTGGCGTAGCTGATACCAATCGTATTGTTGATAATGGAGCTGGAAGTAGAATGGGTACTGTAAATCAAGATGCTGCTTCCTTTGCAAATGCAGAGGCTAAGCTTCTTCAGTCTTTCAGACATTGCATTGTAAAGCTTCTGAAACTGGAAGGTTCTGACTGGTTGTTTAGACAGAATGATGGGGTTGATGAGGATCTTATTGTTCGTGTGGCtgcaagagagaaatttctttaCGATGCTGAGACCAAAGATACGAATTTTGGGACTCACATGGGTGAGAATCAGTACTCATTTCCTGAGAGGAAATATTCTTCTCTCAAGAACATGGATTCAAGTTATCCCCATTCCACATTATCCTCTGTCCCACATTGTGGGGAAGACTGTGTTTGGAAATCTGATTTGGTAGTAAGCTTTGGGGTCTGGTGCATCCATCGAGTTCTCGATCTCTCCCTTATGGAAAGCCGGCCAGAGCTATGGGGGAAATACACTTATGTACTCAATCGCCTTCAG GGGATCATTGATGTGGCTTTTTCGAAGCCTCGAACGCCAATGACCCCTTGCTTCTGCCTCCACATACCAGCATCAGCACAACAGAGGTTTAGCCCTCCTGTCACGAATGGAATGTTGCCACCAGCTGCAAAACCTGCAAAGGGAAAATGCACCACCGCAGTTGTGCTTCTAGACACAATCAAGGATGTTGAATTTGCAATCTCTTATCGAAAAGGCCGAACAGGGACAGCAGCCGGTGATGTGGCTTTCCCAAGGGGAAAAGAAAATCTGGCATCTGTTCTCAAACGGTACAGACGAAGACTGTCAAACAAAGTGATCTGTGCTCCTGAGGGGTCTGGTTCGCGCAAGATGTCAACTTCTGCTGCACCTTATGTTTCTTAA